In the Helicobacter sp. 'house sparrow 1' genome, TATTTACAGATCTTAAAATTGATTGGTATGTTGATGAGCGTTTTTCTTCTATTTTAAATTCTCAAGAAAATTTTTCACTCAAGGTACTCCCACTAAAGCGTTATTTAAAGTCTTTTAATTTATTGGGAATAAAAAGAGAATACCAGGAGCTTAAGAAAGAAACTTATGATTGTGTAATTGATATGCAAGGATTAATCAAATCAGCAATAATTGGTAAAATTTTTAATACAAAAAAATATGTAGGTTTTGCCAGGGATTCTATCAAGGAGCCTTTAGCAAGTTCTTTTTATACCCAAAAGGTTAAAATTTCTTATCAATCATCCATTATATTACGCAATGCTAAAATTATTTTTGAAGCCTTAAACCCAAAGATGAATTTTGAAGATTTTGTAGATTTTGCCTTAAAAAAAAGAAAAACAATTTTTACCTACCAGCAAAGTGAAAAACAGGCCATAGAGGGTTTTTTGGAATCTGGGAAGAAAAACATACTTTTTATTTTAGAAGCTTCTATGGAAAGTAAAACTTATAGTGCTAAGAATTTTATTGAACTGGGAAAAAGACTCTGTGATAAGAATATGTCTATTTTATTGCTTTATCACCAAGATTTTTCAAAAGCAAATGAAATTTATAAGGGATTAAATAATCATATCAAGATTAAGATACTCCCAAAATTGGGATTGGGTGGGGTTAAAGCATTAATAGATTCTATAGATTTAGTGATAGGTGGAGATACGGGAATTACCCATTTAGCTTGGGCTATGAACAAGCCATCTATTACTCTTTTTGGAAATACACCCTTGGAGCGTTTTTGTTTAACAGGAACTAAAAATATTGCTTTAAGCGGGAATAAAAAAGCAAATTATGATAAAAATGATTTTTCGATCAACAAGATTGCACCAGAGATGATTTTAAAGTGTATTGAGGAAATCTTATGAAAATACTTTTTGGATTCTTTGAATTTTTAATTGATGTAGTGGGTTTTATTCTTGCAAAGATACCACACTGTTTATTTTATGGAGTGATAAAGGCCTTAGCCTCCTTGCTTAGATTTTTAGATAAGAAACGCTATAAGAATGCAAGGGCAAATTTGGATTTTGTTTTTGGGGATACTTATACAACAGAGCAAAAAAAACAAATTATTAAACGCTGTTATGAAAATTTTGTTTTTGTAATACTTGAGAGCATAAGACTTCCTTTTTTAAATAAGGATGCTTACCTTAAAAGATTTGATTTTCAGGGTAAGGATAATCTTTTTAGCCTATTAAAGGAAAATAAAAAAGTAGTTTTGGTATCAGCACACTATGGTTATTGGGAATCTTTAGGAACAGCTATTCCTTTGCAAATGCAAAAAGAACTTCAAAACTACAAAAACTATGACATGTTTTCATTGGGTCGTCTTACAAATTTTGATTTTATTAATCAAATGATTATTAAAAGAAGAGAAATTTTTAATGTAAGATTGATTGATAAAAAAGGAGCTTTTAGAAAGCTTTTA is a window encoding:
- the waaC gene encoding lipopolysaccharide heptosyltransferase I; translated protein: MKIAIIRLSALGDIIISASFVSCLRELFTDLKIDWYVDERFSSILNSQENFSLKVLPLKRYLKSFNLLGIKREYQELKKETYDCVIDMQGLIKSAIIGKIFNTKKYVGFARDSIKEPLASSFYTQKVKISYQSSIILRNAKIIFEALNPKMNFEDFVDFALKKRKTIFTYQQSEKQAIEGFLESGKKNILFILEASMESKTYSAKNFIELGKRLCDKNMSILLLYHQDFSKANEIYKGLNNHIKIKILPKLGLGGVKALIDSIDLVIGGDTGITHLAWAMNKPSITLFGNTPLERFCLTGTKNIALSGNKKANYDKNDFSINKIAPEMILKCIEEIL
- a CDS encoding lipid A biosynthesis lauroyl acyltransferase; this encodes MKILFGFFEFLIDVVGFILAKIPHCLFYGVIKALASLLRFLDKKRYKNARANLDFVFGDTYTTEQKKQIIKRCYENFVFVILESIRLPFLNKDAYLKRFDFQGKDNLFSLLKENKKVVLVSAHYGYWESLGTAIPLQMQKELQNYKNYDMFSLGRLTNFDFINQMIIKRREIFNVRLIDKKGAFRKLLKIYSASNAVGTGILIDQNMSKDEGIEIDFLAKKATQTPITSILSRRFDVYLVPILIDFNKDYSKYTMHIYPSIQTPQTSNMQQDILEATIAQVKIIENAIKTNPSNWFWFHKRFKSFYPEIYSKTNH